The Arachis hypogaea cultivar Tifrunner chromosome 19, arahy.Tifrunner.gnm2.J5K5, whole genome shotgun sequence genome has a window encoding:
- the LOC112775147 gene encoding uncharacterized protein isoform X2, with product MNHYIPFKPESYNMINPKLYLPFILLFIFHLFSHVLTQKISEGGFIVYPTGLEPIPVPPPGSPPPPPPPPDWPPRRPPRPPPRPNLLPYHTNLLGYHSNAFQGIKKNPIYTSHLVGYYPYYYYQPYYIPFLVPSTRSNHYPRALSMQDTIGVEYFDKDAGNNFFKHPTLLLKDLEKGQRHDPAYVVRDDPSYYYQGGIMVYPMEIEPIPTVPYPNPQHPSPIPTIPISPPSLPLPRRPRPHHRQPPRLRKVKQNHEYQPISSLMPSTKRNHYTHSATYPSSLKHGRFY from the exons ATGAATCACTACATTCCATTCAAGCCAGAGAGTTACAACATGATTAACCCAAAGCTCTACCTTccctttattcttctttttatttttcacttaTTCTCTCATGTCTTGACACAAAAAATATCTGAGG GCGGATTCATAGTATATCCAACGGGATTAGAACCAATTCCTGTGCCGCCTCCGGGTTCACCTCCGCCACCCCCTCCACCTCCAGATTGGCCGCCTCGTCGGCCGCCGCGTCCACCTCCTCGTCCTAATTTGCTACCTTATCATACAAACTTGTTGGGTTACCATTCTAATGCCTTTCAAGGGATTAAGAAAAACCCCATATATACGTCTCACCTAGTTGGTTActatccttattattattatcaacctTATTATATTCCTTTTCTGGTGCCTTCAACTAGAAGCAATCACTATCCTCGTGCCTTAAGCATGCAAGATACTATTG GGGTAGAATACTTTGACAAGGATGCCGGAAACAATTTTTTCAAGCATCCAACATTATTGTTGAAGGATTTGGAAAAAGGACAAAGACATGACCCTGCATATGTAG TTAGAGATGATCCCAGTTACTACTATCAAGGAGGAATAATGGTGTATCCAATGGAAATAGAACCAATTCCGACAGTTCCATATCCAAATCCACAACATCCTTCTCCGATTCCAACCATACCAATTTCGCCTCCGTCTCTGCCTCTGCCTCGCCGTCCCCGTCCCCATCATCGTCAACCTCCTAGGCTACGAAAAGTTAAACAAAACCATGAATATCAACCTATTTCTTCTTTGATGCCTTCAACCAAAAGAAATCACTATACTCATTCAGCTACGTACCCATCAAGCCTTAAGCATGGTAGATTTTATTG A
- the LOC112775147 gene encoding uncharacterized protein isoform X3, giving the protein MNHYIPFKPESYNMINPKLYLPFILLFIFHLFSHVLTQKISEVSYYLIYHQGGFIVYPTGLEPIPVPPPGSPPPPPPPPDWPPRRPPRPPPRPNLLPYHTNLLGYHSNAFQGIKKNPIYTSHLVGYYPYYYYQPYYIPFLVPSTRSNHYPRALSMQDTIGVEYFDKDAGNNFFKHPTLLLKDLEKGQRHDPAYVDKYEDDGYEVRHSEVDWETFMYLQPKHLP; this is encoded by the exons ATGAATCACTACATTCCATTCAAGCCAGAGAGTTACAACATGATTAACCCAAAGCTCTACCTTccctttattcttctttttatttttcacttaTTCTCTCATGTCTTGACACAAAAAATATCTGAGG TTAGCTATTATCTCATTTACCACCAAGGCGGATTCATAGTATATCCAACGGGATTAGAACCAATTCCTGTGCCGCCTCCGGGTTCACCTCCGCCACCCCCTCCACCTCCAGATTGGCCGCCTCGTCGGCCGCCGCGTCCACCTCCTCGTCCTAATTTGCTACCTTATCATACAAACTTGTTGGGTTACCATTCTAATGCCTTTCAAGGGATTAAGAAAAACCCCATATATACGTCTCACCTAGTTGGTTActatccttattattattatcaacctTATTATATTCCTTTTCTGGTGCCTTCAACTAGAAGCAATCACTATCCTCGTGCCTTAAGCATGCAAGATACTATTG GGGTAGAATACTTTGACAAGGATGCCGGAAACAATTTTTTCAAGCATCCAACATTATTGTTGAAGGATTTGGAAAAAGGACAAAGACATGACCCTGCATATGTAG ATAAGTATGAGGATGATGGATATGAAGTGAGGCATTCAGAAGTTGACTGGGAAACTTTCATGTATTTGCAACCAAAACATCTACCATGA
- the LOC112777772 gene encoding uncharacterized protein — MRYFGPFSVIARIGKVAYKLELPNTARIHPVFHISLLKKCEGVPSPATIPSPLLVDEKGYQLQPQTTLGHRMIKKDGKWIEEVLIKWQNTLGEEATWEPYEEMKTQYPNFDLEDKVHFNGGGNVTSEREKTVRKKGEQQKGDLTNFHMEGEE, encoded by the coding sequence ATGCGTTATTTTGGTCCTTTTTCCGTCATTGCTCGAATAGGTAAGGTAGCCTACAAGCTGGAACTCCCCAATACAGCCCGAATCCACCCTGTCTTCCACATATCTCTGCTCAAGAAGTGTGAAGGAGTCCCATcaccagctaccatcccttctCCGCTGCTAGTAGATGAGAAGGGCTATCAATTACAACCTCAGACAACCTTGGGGCATCGGATGATAAAAAAAGATGGCAAGTGGATTGAAGAAGTTCTCATTAAGTGGCAAAATACCTTGGGAGAGGAGGCAACGTGGGAACCCTATGAAGAAATGAAGACACAATATCCTAATTTTGACCTTGAGGACAAGGTCCATTTCAATGGAGGGGGTAATGTTACAAGTGAGAGAGAGAAAACCGTTAGAAAAAAAGGAGAGCAACAGAAAGGGGATCTAACAAACTTTCACATGGAAGGAGAGGAGTGA
- the LOC112775147 gene encoding uncharacterized protein isoform X1, translating into MNHYIPFKPESYNMINPKLYLPFILLFIFHLFSHVLTQKISEVSYYLIYHQGGFIVYPTGLEPIPVPPPGSPPPPPPPPDWPPRRPPRPPPRPNLLPYHTNLLGYHSNAFQGIKKNPIYTSHLVGYYPYYYYQPYYIPFLVPSTRSNHYPRALSMQDTIGVEYFDKDAGNNFFKHPTLLLKDLEKGQRHDPAYVVRDDPSYYYQGGIMVYPMEIEPIPTVPYPNPQHPSPIPTIPISPPSLPLPRRPRPHHRQPPRLRKVKQNHEYQPISSLMPSTKRNHYTHSATYPSSLKHGRFY; encoded by the exons ATGAATCACTACATTCCATTCAAGCCAGAGAGTTACAACATGATTAACCCAAAGCTCTACCTTccctttattcttctttttatttttcacttaTTCTCTCATGTCTTGACACAAAAAATATCTGAGG TTAGCTATTATCTCATTTACCACCAAGGCGGATTCATAGTATATCCAACGGGATTAGAACCAATTCCTGTGCCGCCTCCGGGTTCACCTCCGCCACCCCCTCCACCTCCAGATTGGCCGCCTCGTCGGCCGCCGCGTCCACCTCCTCGTCCTAATTTGCTACCTTATCATACAAACTTGTTGGGTTACCATTCTAATGCCTTTCAAGGGATTAAGAAAAACCCCATATATACGTCTCACCTAGTTGGTTActatccttattattattatcaacctTATTATATTCCTTTTCTGGTGCCTTCAACTAGAAGCAATCACTATCCTCGTGCCTTAAGCATGCAAGATACTATTG GGGTAGAATACTTTGACAAGGATGCCGGAAACAATTTTTTCAAGCATCCAACATTATTGTTGAAGGATTTGGAAAAAGGACAAAGACATGACCCTGCATATGTAG TTAGAGATGATCCCAGTTACTACTATCAAGGAGGAATAATGGTGTATCCAATGGAAATAGAACCAATTCCGACAGTTCCATATCCAAATCCACAACATCCTTCTCCGATTCCAACCATACCAATTTCGCCTCCGTCTCTGCCTCTGCCTCGCCGTCCCCGTCCCCATCATCGTCAACCTCCTAGGCTACGAAAAGTTAAACAAAACCATGAATATCAACCTATTTCTTCTTTGATGCCTTCAACCAAAAGAAATCACTATACTCATTCAGCTACGTACCCATCAAGCCTTAAGCATGGTAGATTTTATTG A